One window from the genome of Streptomyces sp. NBC_00287 encodes:
- the sdhA gene encoding succinate dehydrogenase flavoprotein subunit — protein MKIHKYDTVIVGAGGAGMRAAIESTKRSRTAVLTKLYPTRSHTGAAQGGMAAALANVEEDNWEWHTFDTVKGGDYLVDQDAAEILAKEAIDSVLDLEKMGLPFNRTPNGTIDQRRFGGHSRNHGEAPVRRSCYAADRTGHMILQTLYQNCVKEGVEFFNEFYVLDQLITEVDGVKRSAGVVAYELATGEIHVFQAKAVIYASGGCGKFFKVTSNAHTLTGDGQAAVYRRGLPLEDMEFFQFHPTGIWRMGILLTEGARGEGGILRNKDGERFMEKYAPVMKDLASRDVVSRSIYTEIREGRGCGPEGDHVYLDLTHLPPEQLDAKLPDITEFARTYLGIEPYTDPIPIQPTAHYAMGGIPTNVEGEVLLDNTTVVPGLYAAGEVACVSVHGANRLGTNSLLDINVFGKRAGIAAANYSQTAEYVELPENPAELVIDQVERLRTSTGTERVAELRRELQETMDANVMVFRTEQTIKTAVEKIAELRERYRNVSIQDKGKRFNTDLLEAIELGNLLDLAEVMAVSALARKESRGGHYREDYPNRDDVNFMRHTMAYREVGDDGTESVRLDYKPVVQTRYQPMERKY, from the coding sequence ATGAAGATCCACAAGTACGACACCGTCATCGTCGGCGCCGGTGGCGCCGGTATGCGCGCCGCCATCGAGTCGACGAAGCGCAGCCGCACCGCCGTGCTGACCAAGCTCTACCCCACCCGCTCCCACACGGGCGCCGCGCAGGGCGGTATGGCCGCCGCGCTGGCCAACGTGGAGGAGGACAACTGGGAGTGGCACACCTTCGACACGGTCAAGGGCGGTGACTACCTGGTCGACCAGGACGCCGCCGAGATCCTGGCGAAGGAGGCCATCGACTCGGTCCTCGACCTGGAGAAGATGGGCCTGCCGTTCAACCGCACGCCGAACGGCACCATCGACCAGCGCCGCTTCGGCGGTCACAGCCGGAACCACGGCGAGGCCCCGGTCCGCCGCTCCTGCTACGCCGCGGACCGCACCGGCCACATGATCCTCCAGACGCTGTACCAGAACTGCGTCAAGGAGGGCGTGGAGTTCTTCAACGAGTTCTACGTCCTCGACCAGCTGATCACCGAGGTGGATGGTGTGAAGCGGTCCGCGGGTGTGGTCGCGTACGAGCTGGCCACCGGTGAGATCCACGTCTTCCAGGCGAAGGCCGTCATCTACGCCTCCGGCGGCTGCGGCAAGTTCTTCAAGGTGACGTCGAACGCGCACACCCTGACCGGTGACGGCCAGGCCGCCGTCTACCGTCGCGGTCTGCCGCTGGAGGACATGGAGTTCTTCCAGTTCCACCCGACCGGCATCTGGCGCATGGGCATCCTGCTGACGGAGGGCGCCCGTGGTGAGGGCGGCATCCTCCGCAACAAGGACGGCGAGCGCTTCATGGAGAAGTACGCGCCGGTCATGAAGGACCTCGCGTCCCGTGACGTCGTCTCGCGCTCCATCTACACGGAGATCCGTGAGGGCCGCGGCTGCGGTCCCGAGGGCGACCACGTCTACCTCGACCTCACGCACCTCCCGCCGGAGCAGCTGGACGCCAAGCTCCCGGACATCACCGAGTTCGCGCGGACGTACCTGGGCATCGAGCCGTACACGGACCCGATCCCGATCCAGCCGACCGCGCACTACGCCATGGGCGGCATCCCGACGAACGTCGAGGGTGAGGTCCTTCTCGACAACACCACGGTGGTCCCGGGCCTGTACGCGGCCGGCGAGGTCGCCTGCGTGTCCGTCCACGGCGCCAACCGTCTGGGCACGAACTCCCTGCTGGACATCAACGTGTTCGGCAAGCGCGCGGGCATCGCCGCGGCGAACTACTCCCAGACGGCCGAGTACGTCGAGCTCCCGGAGAACCCGGCGGAGCTGGTGATCGACCAGGTCGAGCGGCTGCGCACGTCGACGGGCACCGAGCGGGTGGCCGAGCTGCGCCGTGAGCTGCAGGAGACCATGGACGCCAACGTCATGGTGTTCCGCACCGAGCAGACGATCAAGACGGCGGTCGAGAAGATCGCCGAGCTGCGCGAGCGCTACCGGAACGTCTCGATCCAGGACAAGGGCAAGCGGTTCAACACGGACCTGCTGGAAGCCATCGAGCTGGGCAACCTGCTCGACCTGGCCGAGGTCATGGCCGTCTCCGCGCTCGCCCGCAAGGAGTCCCGCGGCGGTCACTACCGCGAGGACTACCCGAACCGCGACGACGTCAACTTCATGCGCCACACCATGGCGTACCGCGAGGTGGGCGACGACGGCACGGAGTCCGTACGTCTCGACTACAAGCCGGTCGTCCAGACCCGCTACCAGCCGATGGAGCGTAAGTACTGA
- a CDS encoding succinate dehydrogenase hydrophobic membrane anchor subunit produces MSTTEKTASGIGPVEGASLYNVDNPAPLIEAPRKRTKKTPKSTRGNFEMAAWLFMRLSGVVLVVLVIGHLLIQLVLDGGVSKVGFAFVAGRWASPFWQVWDLLMLWLATLHGANGLRTVINDYAERANTRLWLKGLLYTATAFTILLGTLVIFTFDPNIR; encoded by the coding sequence ATGTCCACGACTGAGAAGACCGCGTCCGGGATCGGCCCCGTCGAGGGCGCGTCCCTGTACAACGTCGACAACCCGGCCCCGCTCATCGAGGCCCCGCGCAAGCGCACCAAGAAGACCCCGAAGTCCACGCGCGGCAACTTCGAGATGGCCGCCTGGCTGTTCATGCGCCTGTCCGGCGTCGTGCTGGTCGTCCTGGTCATCGGCCACCTGCTGATCCAGCTGGTGCTCGACGGCGGCGTCTCCAAGGTCGGCTTCGCCTTTGTGGCGGGCCGCTGGGCGTCCCCGTTCTGGCAGGTCTGGGACCTGTTGATGCTCTGGCTCGCGACGCTGCACGGCGCCAACGGCCTGCGCACGGTCATCAACGACTACGCGGAGCGCGCCAACACGCGGCTGTGGCTCAAGGGCCTGCTCTACACCGCCACGGCGTTCACCATCCTGCTGGGCACGCTGGTGATCTTCACCTTCGACCCGAACATCCGCTAG
- the sdhC gene encoding succinate dehydrogenase, cytochrome b556 subunit — protein sequence MPAGTLYRGREGMWSWVAHRVTGVLIFFFLFVHVLDTALVRVSPETYDEVVATYKTPIIALMEYGLSAAVLFHALNGLRIIAVDFWSKGPRYQKQMLWSAVGLWLVLMLGAIYPLLGHAARELFGS from the coding sequence GTGCCGGCTGGAACGCTGTACCGCGGCCGGGAAGGAATGTGGTCCTGGGTGGCTCATCGAGTCACCGGCGTCCTCATCTTCTTCTTCCTGTTCGTTCACGTGCTGGACACCGCACTCGTCAGGGTCTCCCCCGAGACCTACGACGAGGTCGTCGCGACGTACAAGACGCCGATCATCGCGCTGATGGAGTACGGCCTCTCCGCCGCCGTCCTCTTCCACGCACTCAACGGCCTGCGCATCATCGCCGTCGACTTCTGGTCCAAGGGCCCGCGCTACCAGAAGCAGATGCTCTGGTCCGCCGTCGGTCTGTGGCTGGTGCTGATGCTGGGGGCGATCTACCCCCTCCTCGGCCACGCCGCTCGTGAACTCTTCGGGAGCTGA
- a CDS encoding 2-oxo-4-hydroxy-4-carboxy-5-ureidoimidazoline decarboxylase: MTPTHLPGRVAIPHQKRGTTLERFNTAPADEVQHTLLTCLRSLRWAHRITAHRPYPTLDALLAASDEAAYDLTTADLSEALSGEGLPPLPEGTYSAAATAMQAAHAAYEAKFGHTFVICLDGLPPRETVDHVLAGIRSRLTNDPEEERVVAWEELRRLARGRLGELLSGK, from the coding sequence GTGACGCCCACACACCTGCCTGGCCGAGTGGCCATACCCCACCAGAAGCGCGGCACCACCCTGGAGCGCTTCAACACGGCACCCGCCGACGAGGTCCAGCACACCCTCCTGACCTGCCTGCGCAGCCTCCGCTGGGCCCACCGCATCACGGCCCACCGCCCGTACCCCACGTTGGACGCGCTGCTGGCGGCATCCGACGAGGCGGCGTACGACCTGACGACGGCGGACCTGTCGGAGGCGTTGTCGGGAGAGGGCCTGCCACCCCTGCCCGAGGGCACCTACTCCGCCGCGGCCACGGCCATGCAGGCGGCGCATGCGGCATATGAGGCCAAATTCGGCCACACGTTCGTCATCTGCCTGGACGGCCTGCCCCCGCGCGAGACCGTCGACCACGTCCTGGCGGGCATCCGGTCACGATTGACAAACGATCCGGAGGAGGAGCGGGTGGTGGCGTGGGAGGAACTGCGGCGACTGGCCAGGGGACGGCTGGGCGAGCTCCTCAGCGGCAAATAA
- a CDS encoding beta-N-acetylhexosaminidase, translating to MSQHRRRAPDKKVGQRALLVGAVVAASGVGLGLWASGGNGDSGPTGAEVRQPTGTATSGTARASRTAAADPTPSPSRSYALSSTPRTIPAVRSHTPARGPGWRPVSGERVVVGDADLADEGRLIARELGLTYAGEKDDVRAGDVRLSLNDDEGADPESYSLTVRGGRVNISGAADAGVFYGTRTLKQAVHGGGTAPEGVVRDEPAKKVRGFMLDIARKHFTAEWIENRVRELGDLKFNQLGLHFSDDQAFRIESSSHPEVVSDPHLTKAQVRRIVELAAERHITVVPEIDSPGHLGAVLAAHPGLQLRNTSGAATRGAIDISQDESHAIVDDLLNEYAGLFPGDQWHLGGDEYQALTVSDPEASFPQLATAAREAYGSGATVADLATGWLNDRAATVRVHDKVPRAWNDGFFSGTSVQADKDIQVAYWTGKEIGARLPVEYLAAGRQVINYNDEFLYYVLGQPQTFVYPTGQRIYEQWTPLVLRGTQPVAAKYDPQILGGSFAVWCDLADSQTQDQVAAGIRMPLRATVEKLWNPGTPKQSWADFTALAGRLG from the coding sequence GTGAGCCAGCACAGGCGCCGGGCGCCGGACAAGAAAGTCGGTCAGCGGGCCCTCCTGGTCGGGGCCGTCGTCGCCGCGTCCGGGGTGGGCCTCGGACTGTGGGCTTCCGGCGGTAACGGCGACTCCGGGCCCACGGGGGCGGAGGTGCGGCAGCCGACCGGTACGGCCACGTCCGGGACGGCGCGGGCATCGCGGACCGCGGCGGCGGATCCGACGCCGAGCCCCAGTCGGTCGTACGCCCTCTCCAGTACTCCCCGGACCATCCCGGCCGTCCGCTCGCACACGCCGGCGCGTGGGCCCGGGTGGCGCCCGGTGTCGGGGGAGCGGGTGGTCGTCGGGGACGCGGACCTGGCCGACGAGGGGCGGCTGATCGCGCGGGAGCTGGGGCTGACCTACGCGGGCGAGAAGGACGACGTGCGGGCCGGGGACGTACGGCTGTCGCTGAACGACGACGAGGGCGCTGATCCGGAGTCGTACTCCCTGACCGTGCGCGGCGGGCGGGTGAACATCAGCGGGGCCGCCGACGCGGGCGTGTTCTACGGGACCCGGACGCTGAAGCAGGCGGTGCACGGCGGTGGTACGGCGCCCGAGGGTGTCGTACGGGATGAACCGGCGAAAAAGGTGCGCGGGTTCATGCTGGACATCGCGCGCAAGCACTTCACCGCCGAGTGGATCGAGAACCGGGTCCGGGAGCTGGGCGATCTGAAGTTCAACCAGCTGGGGCTGCACTTCTCCGACGACCAGGCGTTCCGGATCGAGTCCTCCTCGCATCCCGAGGTCGTCTCCGATCCGCATCTGACGAAGGCCCAGGTCCGGCGAATCGTCGAGCTCGCGGCGGAGCGGCACATCACCGTGGTGCCCGAGATCGACTCGCCGGGGCATCTGGGGGCGGTGCTCGCTGCCCATCCCGGTCTGCAACTGCGCAATACGAGCGGGGCGGCGACGCGCGGGGCGATCGACATCTCCCAGGACGAGTCCCACGCGATCGTCGACGACCTGCTGAACGAGTACGCCGGACTCTTCCCGGGCGATCAGTGGCACCTCGGCGGTGACGAGTACCAGGCGCTGACCGTCTCCGACCCCGAGGCGTCCTTCCCGCAGCTCGCGACCGCGGCGCGGGAGGCCTACGGCTCCGGGGCGACCGTCGCCGATCTGGCCACCGGCTGGCTCAACGACCGCGCCGCCACGGTCCGCGTCCACGACAAGGTCCCGAGGGCCTGGAACGACGGCTTCTTCAGCGGGACCTCAGTCCAGGCCGACAAGGACATCCAGGTCGCCTACTGGACGGGCAAGGAGATCGGTGCCCGGCTGCCGGTGGAGTATCTGGCGGCGGGACGGCAGGTCATCAACTACAACGACGAGTTCCTGTACTACGTCCTCGGCCAGCCGCAGACCTTCGTCTATCCGACCGGGCAGCGGATCTACGAGCAGTGGACCCCGCTGGTCCTGCGCGGCACCCAGCCGGTCGCGGCGAAGTACGACCCCCAGATCCTCGGCGGTTCCTTCGCCGTCTGGTGCGACCTCGCCGACTCCCAGACCCAGGACCAGGTGGCGGCCGGCATCCGGATGCCGCTGCGCGCGACCGTCGAGAAGCTCTGGAACCCGGGCACGCCGAAGCAGTCCTGGGCGGACTTCACAGCGCTGGCCGGCCGACTGGGCTGA
- a CDS encoding DUF4328 domain-containing protein, producing the protein MTDLQHGHLRTPPAAWLRSPIGLGRAAVAALGLVIATDLAAVWADVGMHELWADYADGSYDAVLDGRADRVERLYSWTGIAQTVAMIASMVLFLCWFHRARVNAEVFSPFGHSKKRGWAVGGWFVPVIHFWYPRRITLDIWDASSPWSAPRPHGLVNAWWTLWVISLIAGRASFTQYKNAKTPEQIRDAVESVMITDVIDIVAAALAIAVVLRLTRMQHEKALQGPAPVPA; encoded by the coding sequence ATGACCGACCTTCAGCACGGCCATCTCCGTACGCCACCCGCCGCCTGGCTGCGTTCACCGATCGGGCTCGGCCGTGCCGCCGTCGCCGCGCTCGGCCTGGTCATCGCCACCGACCTGGCCGCGGTCTGGGCGGACGTCGGTATGCACGAGCTGTGGGCCGACTACGCGGACGGCTCCTACGACGCCGTTCTCGACGGGCGGGCCGACCGCGTGGAGCGGCTCTACTCCTGGACCGGCATCGCCCAGACGGTCGCGATGATCGCGAGCATGGTGCTGTTCCTGTGCTGGTTCCACCGGGCGCGGGTCAACGCCGAGGTGTTCAGCCCCTTCGGGCACAGCAAGAAGCGCGGCTGGGCGGTCGGCGGCTGGTTCGTGCCGGTGATCCATTTCTGGTACCCGCGCCGGATCACCCTGGACATCTGGGACGCCAGTAGCCCTTGGTCCGCGCCCCGGCCGCACGGTCTTGTCAACGCCTGGTGGACGCTGTGGGTGATCTCGCTGATCGCGGGGCGGGCCTCGTTCACGCAGTACAAGAACGCGAAGACCCCGGAGCAGATCCGTGACGCCGTGGAGTCCGTGATGATCACGGATGTCATCGACATCGTGGCGGCGGCCCTCGCCATCGCCGTCGTGCTCCGGCTGACCCGGATGCAGCACGAGAAGGCACTTCAGGGACCCGCACCCGTGCCCGCGTAG
- a CDS encoding DUF1877 family protein, with translation MTSDRARALQSLMSMYFHLRAVPPPALRNSASWFRRLFADDWNTVRERIGRHREEVLDKGYLHHAVLYAGIPPHQAPDGPRTHVVLGGRPVSHPDPSLPPFLLLTAAQAGRVADYLAQTDFEELWGQAREELMRPYGMPEAERDVRGAFAAAHRDLTAFYAQTAQYGDAVVKWLMV, from the coding sequence GTGACGTCTGACCGCGCCCGTGCGCTCCAGTCACTGATGAGCATGTACTTCCATCTGCGCGCGGTGCCGCCCCCGGCGCTGCGCAACAGCGCGTCCTGGTTCCGCCGGCTGTTCGCCGACGACTGGAACACCGTCCGGGAGCGGATCGGCCGGCACCGCGAGGAGGTGCTGGACAAGGGGTATCTGCACCACGCGGTGCTGTACGCCGGCATCCCCCCGCACCAGGCGCCGGACGGCCCACGCACCCATGTGGTGCTGGGCGGCCGCCCGGTCTCCCACCCCGACCCGTCCCTGCCGCCCTTCCTGCTGCTCACGGCGGCTCAGGCGGGCCGGGTCGCCGACTACTTGGCCCAGACGGACTTCGAGGAGCTCTGGGGCCAGGCCCGCGAGGAGCTGATGCGGCCGTACGGCATGCCGGAGGCGGAGCGGGACGTGCGGGGCGCCTTCGCCGCCGCACACCGGGACCTGACGGCGTTCTATGCGCAGACGGCCCAGTACGGCGACGCGGTGGTGAAGTGGCTGATGGTCTGA
- a CDS encoding FG-GAP-like repeat-containing protein, whose product MSPRRTHAYKPLSLKRRAWLTVGAVVLSGAGVVTYAMADQSTPSDDKAGEREPSVHTLKLENEGAGRKGLDRQGTDRFSAVVVTWDDPEAKTKGTPEVRTRDVETGEWSGWRKLVLEPSQADGAEAERAALRGGTESVWTGESDGVEVRVVNADGTEVGGQPAGMDVKLLDPGTDPESGMEPAAFAAETSPPAATPTETTSPTATPTETTSPTATASTSPTPTPTPTPTVPAPRPSTVVKPPIITQAEWGASTEYNGTPSYGTDIKAAVIHHTGVDSDNTLSCAESAARMRTIQQAHFAQDYFDVGYNFVVDKCGQIFEGRSGGMDLPVTGAHDAGFNTDTLGISYIGNFESAKPSKAALDAIARVVAWKFGMYGIDPTGKVALTSRAPLNYSGNKVAEGQQITLPRVFGHKDTNATACPGLNLYPKLGSIASLAKTPGISHALATTDFNRDGVSDLVAGTPKANRVTVVPGGIDGPVTASRIGFTQNSAGVPGTSETGDSFGAATAWGDVNGDGHADLAIGSPGEDDTSGNTDRGQVTVMYGPALNTGFSYTTTGVTAAGAKLGSAVTVGDFNGDGKADVFSAGTGKGGTYNVRLTGGSTAYGTLTTATGAIAYLDATTGDFNRDGYSDVALNYRDSGGIGRVVRFAGSATGLTKAGVLSVKGGRSIATGDFNGNGYDDIVIGQPVASESGAISGGQITMLFGTSTGFTTTGMKVIHQDTSGVPGGNESGDSFGISVSAGDFNADGYADALTGARGEDLTRSGVSYANAGTVVLVKGGSAGLTGSGSLAVSQDTTSVPGTAEAGDLFGTSVSLTDLSGYGRADLTIGADGEDGTDGILLHIPSNSTGLGYGDSLIYSKTTLGTPTDGGLGAVLAP is encoded by the coding sequence TTGAGTCCTCGTAGGACCCATGCGTACAAGCCGCTCAGTCTCAAACGGCGGGCCTGGCTCACCGTCGGGGCGGTCGTCCTCAGTGGGGCGGGGGTCGTCACATATGCGATGGCGGACCAGTCCACGCCGTCCGACGACAAGGCGGGCGAGCGCGAGCCGTCCGTGCACACGCTGAAGCTCGAGAACGAGGGCGCGGGCCGCAAGGGCCTGGACAGGCAGGGCACGGATCGCTTCAGCGCGGTCGTGGTGACCTGGGACGACCCGGAGGCGAAGACCAAGGGCACGCCCGAGGTACGCACCCGGGACGTCGAGACCGGCGAGTGGTCGGGCTGGCGGAAGCTGGTCCTGGAGCCGAGCCAGGCCGACGGCGCGGAGGCCGAACGGGCCGCCCTGCGCGGCGGTACGGAGTCGGTGTGGACCGGTGAGTCGGACGGCGTCGAGGTGCGGGTCGTGAACGCCGACGGCACCGAGGTCGGCGGGCAGCCGGCCGGTATGGACGTCAAGTTGCTGGATCCGGGGACGGATCCGGAGAGCGGGATGGAGCCGGCGGCCTTCGCGGCCGAGACGAGCCCGCCCGCGGCCACTCCCACGGAGACCACCTCGCCTACGGCCACTCCCACGGAGACCACCTCCCCGACGGCCACCGCCTCGACCTCCCCGACGCCGACGCCGACGCCGACCCCCACGGTCCCCGCCCCCCGGCCCTCCACGGTCGTCAAGCCCCCGATCATCACGCAGGCCGAGTGGGGCGCGTCGACGGAGTACAACGGCACGCCGAGCTACGGCACCGACATCAAGGCCGCCGTCATCCACCACACCGGCGTCGACAGCGACAACACGCTGTCCTGCGCCGAGTCCGCGGCCCGGATGCGCACGATCCAGCAGGCGCACTTCGCCCAGGACTACTTCGACGTCGGCTACAACTTCGTCGTCGACAAGTGCGGCCAGATCTTCGAGGGCCGCAGCGGCGGTATGGACCTGCCGGTGACCGGTGCGCACGACGCCGGTTTCAACACCGACACGCTCGGCATCTCCTACATCGGCAACTTCGAGTCGGCCAAGCCGTCCAAGGCCGCCCTCGACGCCATCGCCCGGGTCGTGGCCTGGAAGTTCGGCATGTACGGCATCGACCCGACCGGCAAGGTCGCGCTGACCTCGCGCGCGCCGCTGAACTACAGCGGCAACAAGGTCGCGGAGGGCCAGCAGATCACGCTGCCGCGGGTGTTCGGGCACAAGGACACCAACGCCACGGCCTGCCCCGGCCTCAACCTCTACCCGAAGCTCGGGAGCATCGCCTCGCTGGCCAAGACTCCGGGTATCTCGCACGCCCTGGCCACCACCGACTTCAACCGCGACGGCGTCAGCGACCTGGTCGCCGGCACCCCGAAGGCGAACCGCGTCACCGTGGTCCCGGGCGGGATCGACGGTCCTGTCACGGCGTCGAGGATCGGCTTCACCCAGAACAGCGCCGGTGTCCCCGGCACCTCCGAGACCGGTGACTCCTTCGGTGCCGCGACCGCCTGGGGCGATGTCAACGGCGACGGTCACGCCGACCTCGCGATCGGCTCGCCGGGCGAGGACGACACCAGTGGCAACACCGACCGCGGCCAGGTCACGGTGATGTACGGCCCGGCCCTGAACACCGGTTTCTCGTACACCACGACCGGCGTCACCGCGGCCGGCGCCAAGCTCGGTTCGGCCGTCACCGTCGGCGACTTCAACGGCGACGGCAAGGCGGACGTCTTCTCGGCCGGCACCGGCAAGGGCGGCACCTACAACGTCCGCCTGACCGGCGGCTCGACGGCCTACGGCACCCTCACCACCGCCACCGGCGCGATCGCCTACCTGGACGCCACGACCGGCGACTTCAACCGGGACGGCTACTCCGACGTCGCCCTCAACTACCGCGACAGCGGCGGCATCGGCCGCGTGGTCCGCTTCGCGGGCTCGGCGACCGGTCTGACCAAGGCCGGGGTGCTGTCGGTCAAGGGCGGCCGCTCCATAGCCACCGGTGACTTCAACGGCAACGGCTACGACGACATCGTCATCGGCCAGCCGGTCGCCTCGGAGTCGGGCGCGATCTCGGGCGGCCAGATCACCATGCTGTTCGGCACCTCGACCGGCTTCACCACCACCGGCATGAAGGTCATCCACCAGGACACCTCGGGCGTCCCCGGCGGCAACGAGTCCGGCGACTCCTTCGGCATCTCCGTCTCGGCCGGCGACTTCAACGCCGACGGCTACGCCGACGCCCTGACCGGCGCCCGCGGCGAGGACCTCACCCGCAGCGGCGTCAGCTACGCCAACGCGGGCACCGTGGTCCTCGTCAAGGGCGGCTCGGCCGGTCTGACCGGCTCCGGCTCGCTGGCGGTCTCGCAGGACACCACGAGCGTCCCCGGCACCGCGGAGGCGGGCGACCTGTTCGGTACGTCGGTGTCGCTGACCGACCTGTCCGGCTACGGCCGTGCCGACCTCACCATCGGCGCCGACGGCGAGGACGGCACGGACGGCATCCTGCTGCACATCCCGAGCAACAGCACGGGCCTCGGCTACGGCGACTCGCTCATCTACAGCAAGACCACGCTCGGTACGCCGACCGACGGCGGCCTCGGGGCCGTACTGGCGCCGTAA
- a CDS encoding RNA polymerase sigma factor, with the protein MGQGAEPRRGHAYDGELGAAVARAQEGDEAAFAVAYRIVQPGLLGYLRGIVGDDAEDVASDAWLEIARDLGRFKGDGAGFRGWSATIARHRALDHLRRQRVRPRSTATEQDVLDLPGPHSTHDQALESISTEYALELVRGLPRDQAEAVLLRVVVGLDGPAAARVLGKRPGAVRTAAYRGLKRLANQLGVEGVTDDGPRTLGESK; encoded by the coding sequence TTGGGCCAGGGAGCGGAACCCCGTCGCGGGCACGCGTACGACGGGGAGCTGGGCGCGGCCGTCGCGCGGGCGCAGGAGGGTGACGAGGCGGCCTTCGCGGTCGCCTACCGGATCGTGCAGCCCGGACTCCTCGGCTATCTGCGCGGCATCGTCGGCGACGACGCCGAGGACGTGGCCTCCGACGCCTGGCTGGAGATCGCCCGCGACCTCGGCCGGTTCAAGGGCGACGGGGCGGGCTTCCGCGGCTGGAGCGCGACCATCGCCCGGCATCGGGCGCTGGACCATCTGCGCAGACAGCGGGTACGGCCCCGGTCGACGGCGACCGAGCAGGACGTACTCGATCTGCCGGGCCCGCACAGCACGCACGACCAGGCGCTGGAGTCGATCTCCACCGAGTACGCCCTGGAACTGGTCCGCGGGCTGCCACGCGACCAGGCCGAGGCCGTGCTGCTGCGGGTGGTCGTGGGTCTCGACGGCCCGGCGGCGGCCCGGGTCCTCGGCAAGCGCCCCGGCGCGGTACGCACCGCCGCGTACCGGGGTCTGAAGCGTCTGGCGAACCAGCTCGGCGTGGAAGGTGTGACGGATGACGGCCCCCGCACGCTGGGGGAGTCGAAATGA
- a CDS encoding RNA polymerase sigma factor, giving the protein MLGDDAELTAAVLAAQDGDETAFRTVYRSVHPRLLGYVRTLVGDPDAEDVASESWLQIARDLDRFSGDADRFRGWAARIARNRALDHIRMRGRRPAIGGDETELTGRAAESDTAGEAIEALATDSTLSLIARLPQDQAEAVVLRVVVGLDAKTAAETLGKRPGAVRTAAHRGLKRLAELLGDRPEHDPESAGVLDGLPPQREPRDRAVTSGSVTHTRARTQKDV; this is encoded by the coding sequence GTGCTGGGGGACGACGCGGAGCTGACTGCCGCGGTGCTTGCGGCACAGGACGGGGACGAGACCGCGTTCCGGACTGTGTACCGCTCGGTGCACCCGCGGCTGCTCGGATACGTACGGACGCTGGTCGGCGACCCGGACGCCGAGGACGTGGCGTCGGAGTCCTGGCTGCAGATAGCGCGTGACCTGGATCGCTTCAGCGGGGACGCGGACCGCTTCCGCGGCTGGGCCGCCCGGATCGCCCGCAACCGCGCGCTGGACCACATACGTATGCGCGGCCGCCGCCCCGCGATAGGCGGCGACGAGACGGAACTGACCGGCCGGGCCGCCGAGTCCGACACCGCGGGCGAGGCCATCGAGGCCCTGGCCACCGACAGCACCCTCTCCCTGATCGCCCGGCTGCCGCAGGACCAGGCCGAAGCCGTCGTCCTGCGCGTGGTCGTGGGCCTCGACGCGAAGACCGCCGCGGAGACGCTGGGCAAGCGCCCGGGCGCGGTCCGCACGGCGGCGCACCGGGGTCTCAAACGCCTTGCCGAACTGCTCGGCGACCGTCCGGAGCACGATCCGGAATCGGCCGGCGTCCTCGACGGCCTGCCACCCCAGAGAGAACCGCGCGACCGCGCGGTGACGTCCGGCAGTGTGACGCATACGCGTGCGCGGACGCAGAAGGATGTGTGA